One part of the Arabidopsis thaliana chromosome 4, partial sequence genome encodes these proteins:
- the SHD gene encoding Chaperone protein htpG family protein (SHEPHERD (SHD); FUNCTIONS IN: unfolded protein binding, ATP binding; INVOLVED IN: in 8 processes; LOCATED IN: in 7 components; EXPRESSED IN: 25 plant structures; EXPRESSED DURING: 16 growth stages; CONTAINS InterPro DOMAIN/s: Chaperone protein htpG (InterPro:IPR001404), Heat shock protein Hsp90, C-terminal (InterPro:IPR020576), Heat shock protein Hsp90, N-terminal (InterPro:IPR020575), Molecular chaperone, heat shock protein, endoplasmin (InterPro:IPR015566), ATPase-like, ATP-binding domain (InterPro:IPR003594), Heat shock protein Hsp90, conserved site (InterPro:IPR019805), Ribosomal protein S5 domain 2-type fold (InterPro:IPR020568); BEST Arabidopsis thaliana protein match is: heat shock protein 90.1 (TAIR:AT5G52640.1); Has 10659 Blast hits to 10182 proteins in 2496 species: Archae - 7; Bacteria - 3605; Metazoa - 2791; Fungi - 470; Plants - 491; Viruses - 10; Other Eukaryotes - 3285 (source: NCBI BLink).), whose amino-acid sequence MRKRTLVSVLFLFSLLFLLPDQGRKLHANAEESSDDVTDPPKVEEKIGGHGGLSTDSDVVHRESESMSKKTLRSNAEKFEFQAEVSRLMDIIINSLYSNKDIFLRELISNASDALDKIRFLALTDKDVLGEGDTAKLEIQIKLDKAKKILSIRDRGIGMTKEDLIKNLGTIAKSGTSAFVEKMQSSGDLNLIGQFGVGFYSAYLVADYIEVISKHNDDSQYVWESKANGKFAVSEDTWNEPLGRGTEIRLHLRDEAGEYLEESKLKELVKRYSEFINFPISLWASKEVETEVPVEEDESADEETETTSTEEEKEEDAEEEDGEKKQKTKKVKETVYEWELLNDVKAIWLRSPKEVTEEEYTKFYHSLSKDFTDEKPMAWSHFNAEGDVEFKAVLYVPPKAPHDLYESYYNSNKANLKLYVRRVFISDEFDELLPKYLSFLKGLVDSDTLPLNVSREMLQQHSSLKTIKKKLIRKALDMIRKLAEEDPDEIHDDEKKDVEKSGENDEKKGQYTKFWNEFGKSVKLGIIEDAANRNRLAKLLRFETTKSDGKLTSLDQYIKRMKKSQKDIFYITGSSKEQLEKSPFLERLIKKGYEVIFFTDPVDEYLMQYLMDYEDKKFQNVSKEGLKVGKDSKDKELKEAFKELTKWWKGNLASENVDDVKISNRLADTPCVVVTSKFGWSANMERIMQSQTLSDANKQAYMRGKRVLEINPRHPIIKELKDRIASDPEDESVKETAQLMYQTALIESGFILTDPKDFAARIYNSVKSGLNISPDAVADEEIEAAEEPETSEATETKSDDLAGGLNIEAEPVEQQEENTKDEL is encoded by the exons ATGAGGAAGAGGACGCTCGTGTCCgttttgttccttttctcgcttctgtttcttcttccagaTCAAG GAAGAAAGTTACACGCGAATGCAGAAGAGAGTTCCGATGATGTTACAGATCCACCAAAAGTTGAGGAGAAAATTGGTGGTCACGGTGGTTTATCGACGGATTCCGATGTAGTTCATAG AGAGTCTGAGTCGATGTCAAAGAAGACGCTTCGCAGTAACGCGGAGAAGTTTGAGTTCCAAGCTGAGGTTTCTCGGCTTATGGACATTATTATCAACTCTCTATACAGTAACAAGGACATTTTCTTAAGAGAGTTGATCTCCAATGCTTCTGAT GCCTTGGACAAAATTAGGTTCCTTGCACTCACTGACAAAGACGTTTTGGGTGAAGGTGACACTGCTAAGCTTGAGATCCAG ATTAAGCTAGACAAAGCCAAGAAGATTCTTTCTATTCGAGACCGGGGAATTGGTATGACTAAGGAAGACTTAATCAAGAACCTTGGTACCATAGCAAAATCTGGAACGTCAG cttttgttgagaaaatgCAATCAAGTGGGGATTTGAACCTTATTGGACAATTTGGAGTTGGATTCTACTCTGCCTATCTTGTTGCTGACTACATTGAAGTCATTAGCAAGCACAATGATGACAGCCA GTATGTATGGGAATCAAAGGCTAACGGTAAATTTGCTGTTTCCGAGGATACATGGAATGAGCCTCTTGGACGTGGAACCGAGATTAGATTACATCTTAGGGATGAAGCTGGCGAGTACCTAGAAGAAAGTAAACTTAAG GAATTGGTGAAGAGATATTCTGAATTCATTAACTTCCCTATCTCCCTCTGGGCTAGCAAAGAGGTTGAAACCGAGGTCCCAGTTGAGGAAGATGAATCAGCTGATGAGGAAACTG AAACCACCTCTACCgaggaagaaaaggaagaagatgctGAGGAGGAAGATGGTGAGAAAAAGCAGAAAACCAAGAAGGTGAAAGAAACAGTTTATGAATGGGAGCTTCTGAATGATGTTAAGGCTATATGGCTGAGAAGTCCAAAGGAGGTGACAGAGGAAGAGTACACTAAATTCTACCACTCTCTCTCAAAG GATTTTACCGACGAGAAGCCAATGGCTTGGAGTCACTTTAATGCTGAAGGTGATGTTGAATTCAAGGCTGTGTTGTATGTTCCTCCGAAAGCTCCCCATGATCTATACGAGAGCTATTACAACAGCAACAAGGCGAACTTGAAGCTATATGTCAGGAGGGTGTTCATCTCAGATGAATTTGATGAGCTTCTGCCTAAGTATTTGAGTTTCTTGAAG GGTCTTGTTGACTCTGACACATTGCCTCTAAATGTATCAAGAGAAATGCTTCAACAACACAGCAGCTTAAAGAcaattaagaagaagcttatcCGAAAGGCGCTTGATATGATCCGCAAGCTTGCTGAAGAAGATCCTGATGAAATCCatgatgatgagaaaaaaG ATGTGGAGAAGTCTGGTGAGAACGATGAGAAGAAGGGTCAATACACAAAATTCTGGAACGAGTTTGGCAAGTCTGTCAAACTAGGTATCATTGAGGATGCTGCTAACAGGAACCGCTTGGCAAAACTTCTTCGTTTTGAGAC AACAAAGTCCGATGGAAAATTGACTTCCCTGGATCAGTACATTAAGAGAATGAAAAAGAGCCAAAAGGACATATTTTACATCACAGGAAGCAGCAAGGAACAGCTAGAGAAATCTCCATTCCTGGAGAGGCTCATCAAGAAGGGCTATGAG gtcatcttcttcacagaCCCAGTTGATGAATACTTGATGCAATACCTGATGGATTACGAAGACAAAAAGTTCCAGAATGTGTCCAAGGAAGGACTGAAGGTTGGGAAAGATTCAAAAGACAAGGAGCTGAAGGAAGCATTCAAGGAGCTAACAAAGTGGTGGAAAGGAAATCTCGCTAGCGAAAACGTAGACGATGTCAAAATCAGCAACCGTTTGGCTGACACTCCATGTGTAGTCGTAACATCCAAGTTTGGATGGAGTGCTAATATGGAGAGGATCATGCAGTCCCAAACTCTCTCGGATGCTAATAAGCAAGCTTACATGCGCGGAAAGAGAGTCCTCGAGATCAACCCACGACACCCTATCATCAAAGAACTCAAGGATAGAATTGCAAGTGACCCAGAG GATGAGAGTGTGAAGGAAACAGCACAGCTCATGTACCAGACAGCTTTGATCGAGAGTGGATTCATACTCACCGACCCAAAAGACTTTGCTGCCCGTATTTATAACTCAGTCAAGAGCGGTCTGAACATCAGCCCTGATGCAGTAGCCGACGAGGAAATCGAGGCAGCAGAGGAACCAGAGACCAGTGAGGCAACTGAGACGAAATCAGATGACTTGGCTGGTGGTCTAAACATTGAAGCCGAACCCGTTGAGCAACAAGAAGAGAACACCAAGGACGAACTGTAG
- the SHD gene encoding Chaperone protein htpG family protein (SHEPHERD (SHD); FUNCTIONS IN: unfolded protein binding, ATP binding; INVOLVED IN: in 8 processes; LOCATED IN: in 6 components; EXPRESSED IN: 25 plant structures; EXPRESSED DURING: 16 growth stages; CONTAINS InterPro DOMAIN/s: Chaperone protein htpG (InterPro:IPR001404), Heat shock protein Hsp90, C-terminal (InterPro:IPR020576), Heat shock protein Hsp90, N-terminal (InterPro:IPR020575), Molecular chaperone, heat shock protein, endoplasmin (InterPro:IPR015566), ATPase-like, ATP-binding domain (InterPro:IPR003594), Heat shock protein Hsp90, conserved site (InterPro:IPR019805), Ribosomal protein S5 domain 2-type fold (InterPro:IPR020568); BEST Arabidopsis thaliana protein match is: heat shock protein 90.1 (TAIR:AT5G52640.1); Has 35333 Blast hits to 34131 proteins in 2444 species: Archae - 798; Bacteria - 22429; Metazoa - 974; Fungi - 991; Plants - 531; Viruses - 0; Other Eukaryotes - 9610 (source: NCBI BLink).) — translation MRKRTLVSVLFLFSLLFLLPDQGTKLHANAEESSDDVTDPPKVEEKIGGHGGLSTDSDVVHRESESMSKKTLRSNAEKFEFQAEVSRLMDIIINSLYSNKDIFLRELISNASDALDKIRFLALTDKDVLGEGDTAKLEIQIKLDKAKKILSIRDRGIGMTKEDLIKNLGTIAKSGTSAFVEKMQSSGDLNLIGQFGVGFYSAYLVADYIEVISKHNDDSQYVWESKANGKFAVSEDTWNEPLGRGTEIRLHLRDEAGEYLEESKLKELVKRYSEFINFPISLWASKEVETEVPVEEDESADEETETTSTEEEKEEDAEEEDGEKKQKTKKVKETVYEWELLNDVKAIWLRSPKEVTEEEYTKFYHSLSKDFTDEKPMAWSHFNAEGDVEFKAVLYVPPKAPHDLYESYYNSNKANLKLYVRRVFISDEFDELLPKYLSFLKGLVDSDTLPLNVSREMLQQHSSLKTIKKKLIRKALDMIRKLAEEDPDEIHDDEKKDVEKSGENDEKKGQYTKFWNEFGKSVKLGIIEDAANRNRLAKLLRFETTKSDGKLTSLDQYIKRMKKSQKDIFYITGSSKEQLEKSPFLERLIKKGYEVIFFTDPVDEYLMQYLMDYEDKKFQNVSKEGLKVGKDSKDKELKEAFKELTKWWKGNLASENVDDVKISNRLADTPCVVVTSKFGWSANMERIMQSQTLSDANKQAYMRGKRVLEINPRHPIIKELKDRIASDPEDESVKETAQLMYQTALIESGFILTDPKDFAARIYNSVKSGLNISPDAVADEEIEAAEEPETSEATETKSDDLAGGLNIEAEPVEQQEENTKDEL, via the exons ATGAGGAAGAGGACGCTCGTGTCCgttttgttccttttctcgcttctgtttcttcttccagaTCAAGGTAC AAAGTTACACGCGAATGCAGAAGAGAGTTCCGATGATGTTACAGATCCACCAAAAGTTGAGGAGAAAATTGGTGGTCACGGTGGTTTATCGACGGATTCCGATGTAGTTCATAG AGAGTCTGAGTCGATGTCAAAGAAGACGCTTCGCAGTAACGCGGAGAAGTTTGAGTTCCAAGCTGAGGTTTCTCGGCTTATGGACATTATTATCAACTCTCTATACAGTAACAAGGACATTTTCTTAAGAGAGTTGATCTCCAATGCTTCTGAT GCCTTGGACAAAATTAGGTTCCTTGCACTCACTGACAAAGACGTTTTGGGTGAAGGTGACACTGCTAAGCTTGAGATCCAG ATTAAGCTAGACAAAGCCAAGAAGATTCTTTCTATTCGAGACCGGGGAATTGGTATGACTAAGGAAGACTTAATCAAGAACCTTGGTACCATAGCAAAATCTGGAACGTCAG cttttgttgagaaaatgCAATCAAGTGGGGATTTGAACCTTATTGGACAATTTGGAGTTGGATTCTACTCTGCCTATCTTGTTGCTGACTACATTGAAGTCATTAGCAAGCACAATGATGACAGCCA GTATGTATGGGAATCAAAGGCTAACGGTAAATTTGCTGTTTCCGAGGATACATGGAATGAGCCTCTTGGACGTGGAACCGAGATTAGATTACATCTTAGGGATGAAGCTGGCGAGTACCTAGAAGAAAGTAAACTTAAG GAATTGGTGAAGAGATATTCTGAATTCATTAACTTCCCTATCTCCCTCTGGGCTAGCAAAGAGGTTGAAACCGAGGTCCCAGTTGAGGAAGATGAATCAGCTGATGAGGAAACTG AAACCACCTCTACCgaggaagaaaaggaagaagatgctGAGGAGGAAGATGGTGAGAAAAAGCAGAAAACCAAGAAGGTGAAAGAAACAGTTTATGAATGGGAGCTTCTGAATGATGTTAAGGCTATATGGCTGAGAAGTCCAAAGGAGGTGACAGAGGAAGAGTACACTAAATTCTACCACTCTCTCTCAAAG GATTTTACCGACGAGAAGCCAATGGCTTGGAGTCACTTTAATGCTGAAGGTGATGTTGAATTCAAGGCTGTGTTGTATGTTCCTCCGAAAGCTCCCCATGATCTATACGAGAGCTATTACAACAGCAACAAGGCGAACTTGAAGCTATATGTCAGGAGGGTGTTCATCTCAGATGAATTTGATGAGCTTCTGCCTAAGTATTTGAGTTTCTTGAAG GGTCTTGTTGACTCTGACACATTGCCTCTAAATGTATCAAGAGAAATGCTTCAACAACACAGCAGCTTAAAGAcaattaagaagaagcttatcCGAAAGGCGCTTGATATGATCCGCAAGCTTGCTGAAGAAGATCCTGATGAAATCCatgatgatgagaaaaaaG ATGTGGAGAAGTCTGGTGAGAACGATGAGAAGAAGGGTCAATACACAAAATTCTGGAACGAGTTTGGCAAGTCTGTCAAACTAGGTATCATTGAGGATGCTGCTAACAGGAACCGCTTGGCAAAACTTCTTCGTTTTGAGAC AACAAAGTCCGATGGAAAATTGACTTCCCTGGATCAGTACATTAAGAGAATGAAAAAGAGCCAAAAGGACATATTTTACATCACAGGAAGCAGCAAGGAACAGCTAGAGAAATCTCCATTCCTGGAGAGGCTCATCAAGAAGGGCTATGAG gtcatcttcttcacagaCCCAGTTGATGAATACTTGATGCAATACCTGATGGATTACGAAGACAAAAAGTTCCAGAATGTGTCCAAGGAAGGACTGAAGGTTGGGAAAGATTCAAAAGACAAGGAGCTGAAGGAAGCATTCAAGGAGCTAACAAAGTGGTGGAAAGGAAATCTCGCTAGCGAAAACGTAGACGATGTCAAAATCAGCAACCGTTTGGCTGACACTCCATGTGTAGTCGTAACATCCAAGTTTGGATGGAGTGCTAATATGGAGAGGATCATGCAGTCCCAAACTCTCTCGGATGCTAATAAGCAAGCTTACATGCGCGGAAAGAGAGTCCTCGAGATCAACCCACGACACCCTATCATCAAAGAACTCAAGGATAGAATTGCAAGTGACCCAGAG GATGAGAGTGTGAAGGAAACAGCACAGCTCATGTACCAGACAGCTTTGATCGAGAGTGGATTCATACTCACCGACCCAAAAGACTTTGCTGCCCGTATTTATAACTCAGTCAAGAGCGGTCTGAACATCAGCCCTGATGCAGTAGCCGACGAGGAAATCGAGGCAGCAGAGGAACCAGAGACCAGTGAGGCAACTGAGACGAAATCAGATGACTTGGCTGGTGGTCTAAACATTGAAGCCGAACCCGTTGAGCAACAAGAAGAGAACACCAAGGACGAACTGTAG
- a CDS encoding Transcription elongation factor (TFIIS) family protein (Transcription elongation factor (TFIIS) family protein; CONTAINS InterPro DOMAIN/s: Transcription factor IIS, N-terminal (InterPro:IPR017923); Has 1174 Blast hits to 562 proteins in 174 species: Archae - 0; Bacteria - 342; Metazoa - 163; Fungi - 176; Plants - 109; Viruses - 0; Other Eukaryotes - 384 (source: NCBI BLink).) has translation MTLEDFFTLTEIKDGLTVTSRVEELVSVMQSNKDSVLKNSGDAFRQWTAVASTIAATKNRDCLDVFVNLDGLVYLSSWLAEAQMLDNDSVDRSVEESILALLEAVENLGVDSSKLVSSGLWVAVKKLVDHGSSRVQDQARKLFGSWKDKDDYDHSEHDSESCNKIHEDEMRVVAASIESSGQKSAVTLCSMQSTSEKHCPEIADEALLSGCSEGNIPDQDKGLGLQNDKAGFVSNVNSHCSNSMTETFNGSCTDDIMKEVQEKLSVKEKSSMGETSGPTTFGTMPTGSSSLLYLERDSAEGPSNAPLDAEIPKEKQMANYFLEKLGEAGTSSAAGHVAVSSDSIVASMELEKNSLLQSSLDSNEVSKNVSGTICGSHDVSVAHNSKQVSSLTHMTDNQDSDNSSRLSGGLGRSRKFESDNLTGLADNEGKDDMGHSDKKRRVKRRKKRISSRSMTISQRLGAIDKTTTDIDLGILDALEVATKVAQEVAREVDSGEPSHSSSEELSDESGQSGSQYSRDDDVHTGSPSKGLSVTENHSFEEPHVGDDDLMDEKDDKPESGDVEERHLATAAKSEVGREKSPCGFDLNQDICPDETDVIMSSTSTTPAPMSVSFSVSSSAMPAAAPWHLERSLSGKGSAATSVFHSALPHKVPSGDLREKQVISRGIDLNVAEVGDDQVEDLTPWKQFPFSSSNSRGGESSHEASLRGSSKFNLDLNCMNEDDEMPPPSESKMETRLFLSHNGQQSASPVSSSSVAQQSGKEVNFDLNDRPQFFIDSRDQGPYYGRHPWSTASYGGHKLEEPGISILGTKVEADRKDSVPQMASFLSNGKSLEPATGLHMGRTGNSLGLAPGVSFSPAPMYGYNGLTGPPGLSMSSPMYVPGTAIPYMVDSRGTPVMMPQIIGSAPYVQPPFPQQHMFMSLAGGSPSTNGSMRPNFDQNSGFGLEIGNRESLNLRQFLSPSQSGAMGEHSGANVEPSSSSSISIGGKRKEPEPRWEFPPWR, from the coding sequence TGTTTACTTAAGTAGCTGGCTAGCTGAAGCTCAGATGTTGGATAACGATTCAGTTGACAGATCTGTAGAGGAGTCAATTCTTGCTTTGTTAGAAGCTGTTGAAAATCTAGGTGTAGACAGTTCCAAGTTAGTTTCTTCTGGGTTATGGGTTGCTGTCAAGAAACTTGTGGACCATGGTAGTTCTCGAGTTCAGGATCAGGCGAGAAAGCTCTTTGGTAGCTGGAAGGATAAGGATGATTATGACCACTCTGAACATGACAGTGAAAGCTGTAACAAAATTCATGAAGATGAGATGAGAGTTGTAGCAGCAAGCATCGAGAGCAGTGGGCAAAAATCTGCTGTTACACTTTGTTCGATGCAAAGTACTAGTGAAAAACATTGTCCTGAAATAGCAGATGAAGCCTTGCTATCAGGATGCTCAGAAGGAAACATCCCAGATCAAGATAAGGGTTTGGGACTGCAGAACGACAAGGCTGGGTTTGTCTCGAACGTGAATTCCCACTGCTCTAATTCGATGACTGAAACTTTCAATGGTTCTTGTACCGATGATATCATGAAAGAGGTTCAAGAAAAACTTTCTGTGAAGGAAAAAAGCTCTATGGGGGAGACAAGTGGCCCAACGACTTTTGGTACTATGCCTACTGGGTCTAGTAGCCTACTTTATTTAGAGCGTGATAGTGCTGAAGGCCCATCAAATGCTCCACTGGATGCTGAGATACCCAAGGAAAAGCAGATGGCAAactattttcttgaaaaattgGGTGAAGCAGGGACATCTAGTGCAGCAGGACACGTAGCTGTGTCTTCTGATTCTATTGTTGCCAGCATGGAGTTGGAGAAAAATAGTCTTTTGCAGAGTAGTCTTGATTCAAATGAGGTGAGCAAGAATGTGTCTGGGACGATATGTGGGTCGCACGATGTGAGCGTAGCCCATAATAGCAAACAGGTGTCTTCATTGACTCATATGACGGACAATCAAGATTCTGACAATTCATCAAGATTATCAGGTGGCCTTGGTAGAAGTAGAAAATTTGAGAGTGACAATTTAACTGGTCTTGCTGACAATGAAGGAAAAGATGATATGGGTCATTCTGACAAAAAGAGGAGAGTAAAACGGAGAAAAAAACGCATCTCTTCTAGATCAATGACCATATCCCAGCGCCTTGGAGCAATTGACAAAACAACTACTGATATTGATCTTGGTATTTTGGATGCCTTGGAGGTCGCTACCAAAGTCGCACAGGAAGTCGCAAGAGAAGTGGACTCTGGAGAACCTTCTCATAGTTCTTCAGAAGAACTATCCGATGAAAGCGGGCAGTCTGGTTCGCAATACTCCCGCGATGATGATGTACATACAGGTTCTCCATCTAAGGGATTATCAGTGACTGAAAACCATTCCTTTGAGGAACCTCATGTTGGAGATGATGATCTAATGGATGAGAAAGATGACAAACCTGAAAGTGGTGATGTTGAAGAAAGACACCTAGCAACAGCTGCTAAATCTGAAGTAGGCAGAGAGAAAAGCCCATGTGGCTTTGATCTTAATCAAGATATATGTCCTGATGAAACAGATGTCATTATGTCCTCCACATCTACAACCCCTGCTCCTATgtctgtttcattttctgtctCATCTTCTGCAATGCCTGCAGCAGCACCGTGGCATTTGGAAAGATCTCTTAGCGGGAAAGGATCAGCTGCTACGAGTGTATTTCACTCAGCATTACCTCATAAAGTTCCTAGTGGGGATTTAAGAGAAAAGCAGGTGATTTCTCGTGGTATCGATCTGAACGTGGCTGAGGTAGGAGATGATCAAGTTGAAGATCTTACTCCTTGGAAACAGTTTCCTTTCTCCTCATCAAACTCTAGGGGTGGAGAGTCTTCACATGAAGCCAGTCTGCGAGGATCAAGCAAGTTCAACTTGGATTTGAATTGTATGAACGAGGACGATGAGATGCCTCCACCTTCTGAGTCGAAGATGGAAACAAGATTGTTTTTAAGTCACAATGGTCAGCAAAGCGCATCACCTGTCTCCTCATCGTCAGTTGCTCAACAATCAGGCAAGGAAGTAAACTTTGATTTGAATGACAGGCCACAGTTTTTCATTGATTCACGTGATCAGGGTCCCTACTATGGGCGGCACCCATGGAGTACAGCCTCCTATGGGGGGCACAAATTGGAAGAACCAGGTATATCTATCTTGGGTACAAAAGTGGAAGCTGACAGAAAAGACTCTGTACCTCAGATGGCTTCGTTCTTGTCCAATGGCAAGTCCCTCGAGCCTGCAACAGGTTTACACATGGGAAGAACGGGAAACTCTTTGGGTCTAGCCCCTGGTGTCTCCTTTTCTCCAGCCCCTATGTATGGCTACAACGGATTGACTGGTCCTCCTGGTTTGTCAATGTCATCACCCATGTATGTTCCTGGAACTGCTATTCCATACATGGTGGATTCAAGAGGTACCCCAGTGATGATGCCGCAAATAATCGGATCAGCGCCGTATGTGCAGCCACCATTCCCTCAACAACACATGTTCATGAGCTTGGCGGGTGGATCGCCTAGTACGAATGGATCAATGCGGCCAAACTTTGATCAGAACTCTGGGTTTGGACTTGAGATAGGAAACAGAGAGTCGCTAAATTTGAGGCAGTTTCTATCACCTTCACAAAGCGGGGCTATGGGAGAGCATTCAGGAGCAAATGTAGAGCCCTCATCGAGTTCTTCTATCAGCATTGGTGGAAAGCGAAAAGAGCCGGAGCCACGTTGGGAGTTTCCTCCATGGAGGTGA